The genomic segment AGCAGAACGCTAGAAAGCAAAATTTTTCTGTACACGAAATTCGACAGATGTTCGATTAAAGTCGGCACGAGCCAACCCTAAAAATAGattatgtatgtatatcataTGAAGGCCCCTTGCCCCCCACCGTCGTCACACCCGCACGTGCCTCACGACCATATAACATATGTGGGGCCTTTTTACTCGTACAGGGTGTCATATCGCACCCTGATGACGCATTAATTCCAACATGGCCGCTTTCGACGCTATATATATAAACCGATAAAATCTGGAGATCTTTCATCGATTTGTTTTTCGGCAGGAAAATGCCCCCTCGCCCCCACAAAGCACGACGCTCTCCTGCGAATCGTTCCTGTTTTCCTGGTTATATTTAGCGGTTTTCGCGGCGTCGGACTGACCGACGGCGACGCCGTATTCGCGAGGGGTCCTCGCGACGCTTCGCCCTCCGTCCTTGTCTTAATTATTGCGGTCAAACGGGTGGGGGCGGGGAGGGACGACCGccgattttctttttaagtttgatTGTTGCGGTTTTGGAATTATCATACCAGGGAACGTCGGATCAGCTATATATACCAGGGGGGTGTTAAACGTATTATTAGAGTATTCTAATATTTTCAACGTGaattttatatcaaattattgaatatttacaTAAAGGTAGAATTTTCTCTACACCGGCTGTCCACAAATTTgatatgtattaaaataaaaggtgCATTCAGTTCTTTATAATATAGGAACCTCAgcgaatatacagggtgtccatttaatatcgcgatGGTCAATTGCGGCTAGATCTTGAAAcggaaaaaacctttaataggaggaatgttaattgagttagaGGGGCTACTTTTCAAACTTAGTTTGTTTGATACAGAGAGTCCCAAAAAAGCGTGGTACAAATTCAGAAAATACAAAAGTATAGacggttgcatacaaactgattcttctgacaaatcagctagcgccCTCtggcttggcaacggaaactgttgcgactaacttgacagtttggcGTGCCtaataattggaccaatcaaaatggtagaaaggcgtggccaaattaaggcgggaagtcaaatttcatttaatttaataattttattatttaatcgtaatatctaaaataaacgCTTAATCAAAAAGATTACTGAATAAATAACAATCCCAACCCAAGCTTCCAGCAtacatttaaattcaaataatgtGCTCAGTCAATGTCATCTCTGTCAACTCCTTGTCAATTTTgacaagcaagatggccgacatactattccgattttcaccatgcAAGCTTCATATATGAGAGACGAGGTATAAATatgtataagtttaaaaaaggGCCATTGTTCGGTAAGTTTTTTgctctttaaataaagacatCTGTTAAAAATGTTACCCTTACTCTAGGTTAAATTCTTGCCTATGGTAAAAAACACCTACGGTTCACAGAGAAGAAAATCTCAGCCTCGGAAAATGGACGGATTGTATAAGATGGTATTATTAAAGTAACAACATtatattatagtaatttttatggTTATGTAACCCACCACACACATAATGTTAGGTGTGTTGCCTAAGAGAATGCATTGACAGTAGTATTATTGTTTATTACCTCGTCTCTcccatgtatgaagcttgtatgccGGTAAAAATCGGAATCgcatgtcggccatcttgcttgtcAAAAATGACAGAAAtgacgttgttgacattgactgagcacatcatttgaatttaaatgtaTGCTGAAAGCTTGGGTTGGggttgttatttattttcattaaactaaattttaataatgctgataggTACATCTagctggctttacactacaatggttttcactgcctattttttaaattttatttcatgctcgtaTTATATAACTCCCAGTGCCCATTGAGACTAGACATAGCACCCAGAATGGATATTCTCATCCATTGATATGGAAAGGAGCCTGATAAATTATATGATATTATATGAcaatgattaattaatttattaattgattaggcagaattttaattaatgtgcCTGAACTTAAACAAAATCTATGACAGAACAACCAGAAATTGCCAAATAATTCAAATTGATATGCGATTAATTagctaatttattaattagtccaggcagttgagatgtaattttaattaatatgcttcaaattttaactaaaacttaactgcctagattaaaaaaaaatctaatctaaCAGTCACgatttagttaattaattaattaggctAAGTTGTTGAGGTACAATTCTAATTAAAGTAcctaaaatatttgatggatgaattgcctggaattttcaaaaaattttaattaaaatatgaataattagTTAGCTAATTAAATAGGCAAATTAAGAGACATATTTATTCACttgaggcataattttaattaaacttagaatgataaaaaaaatttaatttaaatgtccttaattaataaattattccacGAAGttgaaatacaattttaattaaattcttacaGACTCAACTACctagaattgaaaaataattataaatttaaatatcgttaataataattagtgcaggcagttgagtcagaattttaattagaaagtgtcaaaataaattatgattaattagttaattaattatttagtccAGGTAGTTGAGGCACAATTTCAATTAGAGTGTCTGAAATCTTAAAGATTTTGGCTCATTTGCCTGGTATAGTAAAAcaattctaattaaaaagtgaataattaattaattaactattaagtctaggcagttgaggtgcaaatttaattaaattgaatgacattttaaaaaatccgaTTGAAATGCctgaagttataaaaataattaatttaaattgtaatttattagtccaggcaattgaggcatAATATTaactcaactgcttggaattgtaaaataattcaaattgaTATGCGATTAATTAGCTAATTTATTAactagtccaggcagttgagatatatgtaattttaattaatatgcttaaaattttaactaaaacttaactgcctagattaaaaaaaaatctattctaACAGTCACcatttagttaattaattaattagccTAAGTTGTTGAGGTACAATTTCTAATTAAAGTacccaaaatattttatggatcaattgcctgaaattttcaaaaaattttaattaaaatatcaataattagTTAGTTAATTAAATAGGCAAATTAATGGACATATGTCTGAAATGTTAATCAATTAATGGAGgcagttaattttatttgtcatcTTTGGATCAATTGCCTCTAATTttatagtaattaaaatttaagcgTCATTAGTTAATCAATTTATTCACttgaggcataattttaattaaaattagaatgataaaaaaattctaatttaaatgccttaattaataaattattctacGAAGttgaaatacaattttaattaaattcttaaacaCTTAACTACctagaattgaaaaataattataaatttatatatcgttattaataattagtgcaggcagttgagtcagaattttaattagaaagtgtcaaaataaattatgattaattagttaattaattatttagtccAGCTGGTTGAGGCACAATTTCAATTAGAGTGCCTGAAATCTTTGAGAAGAATTTGGCTCATTTGCCTGGTATAGTGAAATAATTCCAATTAAAAGGtgaataattagttaattaactATTAAgtctaggcagttgaggcacaattttaatttaaatgcctgATATGATAAACAATGTAATTCGATTCCTTgaaattaagttattattataattacttaatttattagtccaggcaattgaggcataatattaactcaactgcctggaattataaaataattcttgATTAATTAGTTAGTGGATTAAATAGGCAAATTAGGGCACATATGCCTAAAACGTAAAGTAgattattttaactgaaatagctaacatattttaaagaatctgTGGATTAATTgtctggaattgtaaaataaataatttcattaatcattaattaatttaattcactTGAGACATAATTTGCATTAATgttagaattataaaaaaaaactaatttaaatattattaattaattaattattccaggcagttgagccataagttttaaattgtaatttgtaaattgtaaactaatgtataattaattaattagtccagcATGTCAAGGGTTAGTTAATTCAGATTCATCTGTAAttaatgagttaattaattaactagcCCAGGCAGTTGgggtacaattttaattaaagtgcgtgaattttaattaacgttcaactgcctggaataattgtaaaataattctaattaaaatgtGACTAactagttaattaataattaaaggcAGGGTAAAACAAGGGAAAGTTGATTTTTTGGCACTTTCATCGGAAATGACATAGGTACATACATTATGTATGTACTTTAATTGCAACTCCTTGTATATAGTTAATTGGaaagtattaatttataaattgtgGAGAAAATGACACATTTCTATAGGGTGCTATGACTAAATTAAAGCAGCCAATTTTTAGTCAAGATGGCTTGGAAAATTGACCGTTATACAGGCCAGATAccctaaatttatttttttgcatagtTCGTTTACgacaattttgacattttttctgAGAAAAGCCTCTTAAAAGTACAATTACCTAGCCTATGATCCGTATAAAACTACATAATTTGGCTTATGGCATACCTTTCTAATACCTAAACGAGAAATTGATAGTAAATAAAACCTAAACGGGTCCTAAATGTGGCGCCAACCACAATAAAAACCCAATTTCTcagaaatcaaaaaattcaaaaattcccCAATCCGACCCTTAGTCCCAAGCCGGATTATCGAGCGGCGTCTCTGGTCGCTCACGTGACTCCACGCATCCGGCCATTTCATTGGCCGAGTATTTGCCTCGCGGCCGATAAAACAGATTCCACCTTGACCGACCAAGAAGGGTTTTTTGCCTTTTTCGCACTTAAGGGTCGGTTTAAGGGTGGTCTGACCCCTTGTGCATTATCAATAGTCGCCTAGCGAACACCTTAGGGGCGAAACTCCCTTGCGCGCCCGTTAAAATCAGTGCGTAAACGAAATCCCGCGCAATAAGTAAAAGAGAGAGGGAGAACCCAAGCCGGCATCTCACCGTTCCGCTTCACGATCGTTCATTTGACAGTGACTTCGAGCATCGGTTCAGTTGTCCGCGTGTCTTTTTCAGTGTTTAACCGTTTAAAATAGTGTCGAAGGTGCTGTTTATTCATCATGGATAATCAGCAAAACGGTGGCTCCACGATTAAACCGGGCCAGGACGAAGACAGGAAACTGTTCGTGGGCGGCCTCACCCTAGAAACCACCGAAAAAGAGCTCCAAGACTACTTCAGTCAATTCGGCGCCATTCAGAACGTGAACGTCAAAGTGAACCCTCAGACCGGTAAATCTAAGGGCTTCGCCTTTGTTTTATTCAATTCCGCGGACACCGTCGATCAAGTGCTCGCCCAAAAGGAACACGTAATTAACAATAAAACGGTGGACGCCAAAAAGGCCAAAGCGAAACCCGGTAAAATATTCGTCGGGGGCATCACGCCCGACTTGACCGATGACGACATCAAGCAATACTTCTCCCAATTCGGGAACATCACCCAAGTGGAGATGCCCTTCGACAAGATCAAGAACCAACGCAAAGGGTTCTGCTTCATCACGTTCGAGAACGACAGCATCGTGAGGGATCTACTGAAAAAACCGAAACAGACGATCAAAGACAAGCAGGTGGACGTGAAAAAGGCGGCCACGCAGCCCAACAACATGATGGGCGGCCGTGGAGGTTTTGGAGGACGCGGGGGCGGCCGCGGAGGTGGCCGTGGCGGTCAAGGAGGTTGGGGCGGCGGCGGCGGTTGGGGCCAAGGAGGCTGGGGTAACGACTATGGTTACGGTGGCGGCTACGACAACGGATACGGTGGTGGTGGCGGCGGAGGCGGCGGCTACGACTACTACGGGGGCGGATATGGTGGCGGCTACGGAGGCGGCATGGACTCTGGCTACGGAGGCCCCACCGGAGGTAGTTACGGAGCTGGAGGTGGTGGTGGTGCTCGTGGAGGCAGTCGAGGGGGACGTGGAGGCGGCAGAGGAGGCCAAAGGCACCAGCCCTACTAGACGAGTAGACTAGGAGAAAATGTGTGAGAATCTGTTTTGTGTGATCGTAAGAACTAATGAAAGTCAATGGAAAAACCATAATGAATCTTCCATAAGTTTATTTTTCAGTTGTCCTGTGCTTCAATTGGCTCAGGACTTTGttcatttttcattattattttttcctctCATTTTGTATGTAATTAGGGCTATTTTTGTAACAGTTCATTCAGTTCCGAAATTGTTGACAATTTGGACCGATGTTTGACTTTTATCTTATTTtccatttataataataataataactaataaataatctCTCTGAAAAATCTCTaatctctctttttttttacataaaacttCTTATGTAAAGTACTACCTCTTAAATTTGTAAGAACGAACAAACATGATTTGTATAAAacctaaataaagaaaaatacaaaaaaaaacagtaaaattatataaaaaaataaaaaaaaaacctttgcaGGAGAACCAACGTTCTACAAAGACAAATTAGGTATTAGTAGCTGTTATTTTGCTACCATGATTgaggatattttttaaataaattgtaatataaaCAGGATGGTGTTTGGTGTTTTATTAGAAAAGGAAACGACGCTTTACCGCCAAaaataatcgtaaaaaacatataaaataccaaaaatcaaATCCCGAGCGTAACGAAACAGTTGAAAGTCTCGTTTTATCAAACGCGAAATTTTTTATCATTCCATGCCGGGCCACGTGCGTCCCCGCAGACGACAAAATGGCCGCCTGGCACCGGATGGCGTCATCGCCGCCGCTCTCAGGTTATTCACTTCTACACCCGAATTTGCCataaatatactttttcaaGGTCAACCGAggtggaaatttttttatttttaaaaataaaggtgAGAAAATCGCGCGGTTTAACattttccctaaaaaaatatattgttttaaaaattattaaactcttTCCGCCATCTATGGGACAACGACTAAAAGATAAACATTGTTGTTTACTGTATAGATAGCGCTGCCTTACTTCAGCGCCATATTGTTACGCTTGTCTAGGCATAGGTGGCGCGCTTTATTTTTCAACCAGTAGCCATTTTCAATAGTGAATAACGGTTATAACCAAATTGGAATTTgtacgattaaaaaaaaaatgttttctaatGTTATTTAAAGCCGTAGCGCGAATTAACATAAACATCATTGTCTACGGCTTGTATACATGGCGTTGCTTTTGTTCAACACTTAGACAAGGAAAGAAAGTCTCTTCTTGTCTAAGGTTCTGAGTTTTGAGTGAAGGCGTGAGGAACACGCGACACGTTGCGCTACACTGTGGAGGTGGAATTGGAAACAACAACCCCGAACATGAGATTAGGGtttttattcacttttttacaacttttctgactaaaactaaatttaaaaaaaacagagaaatattaatttctctATGGGACCGACTGACTTGCACTTTCTTGACCATTGACGTCTACGTGACATCCAGTGTTGCCAACTTTGTTACAAGACATTCCACCAGAAACTATATTAAATCTCACTAGAAATccactaaatgtaaaaattaaattccactaGAATTCAGCTGACAAATAATCAAATTGAACTACAATtccactatatatatatatatattttttttttttttgagaaaaatatcatttaattattaGGATAATAGTTATAACCGCTTGAGATACGTGACctcaccaattagccctttatacgtcatcaaattggaacagtaattacccacgtccggagctgttttctaaacgtcaaatgtcagatattgaaataagtgcgggaaaaaataaaaacaaacaacaaattatttcctttttaaaaatgacacaacatttattatggctaatgggttttcttttttgatatatatgtttaagaactaattacatataacattactggcgtctggggtattatttacaatcaaacaaaatgatgacagcgacagctgacaaattacgaagtttcttcaaccaa from the Anthonomus grandis grandis chromosome 10, icAntGran1.3, whole genome shotgun sequence genome contains:
- the LOC126741199 gene encoding RNA-binding protein squid-like — encoded protein: MDNQQNGGSTIKPGQDEDRKLFVGGLTLETTEKELQDYFSQFGAIQNVNVKVNPQTGKSKGFAFVLFNSADTVDQVLAQKEHVINNKTVDAKKAKAKPGKIFVGGITPDLTDDDIKQYFSQFGNITQVEMPFDKIKNQRKGFCFITFENDSIVRDLLKKPKQTIKDKQVDVKKAATQPNNMMGGRGGFGGRGGGRGGGRGGQGGWGGGGGWGQGGWGNDYGYGGGYDNGYGGGGGGGGGYDYYGGGYGGGYGGGMDSGYGGPTGGSYGAGGGGGARGGSRGGRGGGRGGQRHQPY